Proteins co-encoded in one Uloborus diversus isolate 005 chromosome 9, Udiv.v.3.1, whole genome shotgun sequence genomic window:
- the LOC129230308 gene encoding uncharacterized protein LOC129230308 yields the protein MRPFVQIPQILDVSTCNLHKVHNSFSKALTVFGGDVELLIVDLYYFFKHSSAKSADLKELQEQLSVADRVLVRHVSSRWLTLETSLIRFIDMFELINTFFRKGLSSKSRDGARCKRIKQALHDKSLLPKALFLRNVSDILNRFVGLFQTEAPLIHILYDEMVSLVKTLLGRFLTNSFFQNLPGTDLKVLDVSKAEYWKTASAIDIGLDTQKAMASLSDTEKKSFYLGARSFYLACTKKLLKTLPLDNRLLYHLQVLHPVMKMEETSILSIKYLASNTSIVKPEEVSLLKDEWIRIQAEPEEESSIQILTESSNSNNYIPIDVYWKKFFDKKDNLGNKKYPFVTKLFQAFLCVPHGSADIERGFSTNKKLLDNRGTLNCYSVNGLTQINSHITRIGGIEKFKVNRDIIKAARAAYKNYTTRVQKENEGEKRCRETENSVTELQEAENKIKQKLKASQELLASAEKKYSGWGRKKRYVYNRRWTNSFNRS from the coding sequence ATGAGGCCATTTGTACAAATTCCTCAAATATTGGATGTTTCGACTTGTAATCTTCACAAGGTCCACAACAGCTTTTCAAAAGCTTTAACTGTTTTTGGGGGCGATGTAGAACTATTAATTGTTgacttgtattatttttttaaacattcgtcTGCCAAAAGTGCCGATCTGAAAGAGCTGCAAGAGCAGTTAAGTGTGGCGGACAGAGTTCTTGTTCGACATGTTAGTAGTCGTTGGCTTACTTTAGAGACATCACTGATCCGCTTCATTGATATGTTTGAGTTGATCAACACTTTCTTTCGAAAAGGTCTAAGCTCAAAGAGTAGAGATGGAGCTCGCTGTAAGCGAATTAAACAAGCTTTACATGACAAATCGCTATTACCAAAAGCCCTCTTTTTGAGAAATGTTTCAGACATTCTCAATAGGTTTGTGGGTCTTTTCCAGACAGAAGCCCCTCTTATCCATATTCTGTATGATGAGATGGTATCTTTAGTGAAGACCTTATTAGGGCGCTTTCTGACTAATTCGTTCTTCCAGAATTTGCCAGGAACCGACTTGAAGGTATTAGATGTCAGCAAAGCTGAATATTGGAAGACTGCTTCAGCGATCGACATCGGTTTGGACACCCAAAAGGCAATGGCATCATTATCTGATACAGAAAAGAAATCATTTTATCTGGGTGCCAGATCTTTTTATCTAGCGTGCACAAAGAAATTGCTTAAAACCCTGCCACTTGACAACAGGTTATTGTACCATTTGCAAGTTTTACATCCAGTAATGAAAATGGAAGAGACATCCATTCTGTCTATAAAATACTTGGCTTCAAATACTTCAATTGTAAAGCCTGAAGAGGTTTCTTTGTTAAAAGATGAGTGGATACGTATTCAAGCTGAACCTGAAGAAGAGTCAAGTATCCAGATTCTTACAGAGTCAAGCAATAGCAATAATTACATACCAATTGATGTATAttggaaaaagttttttgataaaaaagacAATTTGGGTAATAAAAAATACCCTTTTGTAACTAAGCTTTTCCAAGCTTTTTTATGTGTGCCTCATGGTAGTGCAGATATTGAAAGAGGCTTTAGCACGAACAAAAAGCTTCTTGACAACAGAGGAACTTTAAATTGCTATAGTGTAAATGGTTTGACGCAAATTAATTCTCATATCACTAGGATAGGcggaatagaaaaatttaaagttaataggGACATTATCAAAGCCGCACGTGCAGCTTACAAAAACTACACAACAAGAGttcagaaagaaaatgaaggtGAGAAACGCTGTCGTGAAACTGAGAACTCGGTCACAGAACTGCAAGAAGCTGAGAataaaattaaacagaaattAAAAGCTTCACAAGAACTGTTGGccagtgcagaaaaaaaatattcaggatGGGGTAGAAAAAAAAGATATGTCTATAATAGAAGGTGGACAAATTCTTTTAACCGAAGCTAA